The window TGCGCTCTGGCTGGCCGGGGACCGCGGAATGACCGAGCTGACGGACCTGGCGCGGCGGGTGGACGACGCCCTGTTCGCCCTGGGGATAGCCAGGGAGGAGCGCCCTTTCAAGCCGCACCTGACCCTGGCGCGGTCGGACGGGTCGCCTCCGCCCCCCGCCCTGCTGGAGGCGTTCCGGAGCGTGCCGTCCTTTTCCTGGAGCTGCGCCGGTTTCTCGCTGATGCGCAGTCGCCTGATGCCGGGAGGGGCGGTCTACACGAAATTGTGACCCCAGATAAAAAGAGAGAGGCCTGCCCCCGTTGAATAAGGGGCAGGCCTCTCTCTTTTTACCTGGCGTCAAGTTGGTTTCGTACCGCCGGGAGTCAGCCTTTGGACGGGGGCAGGGCGCCCCGGGGCTCGGTCCCCTCCCCCTTGCCGTCATACCGGAAGAGGCCGAGCAGTTCCTCCAAGCGCGCGACGCCCTCGGTCATCCTCTGGGCCTCTCCGGCCACGTTCTCGCTGGCCGTGGCGGTATCCGTCGTGGCGCGCTTGATGTTCTCGAGCGTATCGCCCACCTCCGACGTCGCGCCGGTCACCAGCCCGATGGACTCGGCCATCTCGCTGCTCGAGGCCGCCTGCTCCTCCGCCGCGGCCGCGATGGTCTGCATGTGTCCACTCAAAGCGTTGACCTCGTCGAGGCTTTTCCTCAGGCTCTCCTGGGCCTCGCCGGATTTCCGCACCGTCTCGTCGAGCAGGGTCTCGAGGTCGCGAACGACCGAGCTCGCCTTGTCGGCGTCGCCCTCGAGGCCCGCGATGAGCTTCTGGATTTCCTGGGCGGCGTGTCCGGACTCCTCCGCCAGCTTGCGCACCTCCTCGGCGACGACCGCAAAGCCTCGTCCCGCTTCTCCGGCCCGTGCGGCCTCGATGGCCGCGTTCAGGGCCAGCAGGTTCGTCTGGTCGGCGATGCCCGTGATGGTGGAGACGAACCCGGCGATGGACTCCACGGAGCCGTTGACCTTGCGGATGGACTCCCCGCCGGTACGGGAACGCTCTCCGGCCTGACGGACCTTCTCGACCGCCTCGTTCACCTCCACGGTGGCCTTCTCGGTCAGGTCGGCGGTGCGTGCGGCGATGCCCGCGCCCTCCTCTGCGGACTGGGCCGTGGCGGTCGCGGCGTGCGAGACCTCCTCCACGCCCGTATTCGTGCGCATCAACGAGCTCGAGTTCTCCTCGGAGAGTCGTGCTACCTCGTCGACGGAGGCCTTGACCTCCTCCATCGAGGCGACGGCCTCCTCGGAGATGGCCGCGAGGTTCTGGGCGGAATCGGCGAAGCTGTGCGCCTGGTCGTTCAGCTTGTGCAGCATGTCCACGATGCTGTGCTTCAGCTGGGAGTAGCTGCGGGTCATGTCGCCTATCTCGTCCTTGTAGTCGTACAGCCAGAGCTTGGAGTTATCGGTCGAGAAGTTGAGGGTGGAGGCCCGTTTCAGGAGCTCTCCGAAGGCATTGATGGGCCGAAGGATGCGCCCGGTGAGCCAGTAGACCACACCGGAGATCAGGAGCAGTCCCAGGAGGGCGGCCAGGATCGTGTTGCGGGTCATGGCCCGGGACTCCGAGAGCATGTCCTCCACCGGGACCATGGCGTTGAGGGAAAGTGTCTGCTTGGCGGGAGGGAGGTGCACCGGCGTGTACGTCTTCAGTGCCGTCCCCTTTGTGGAGGTGGAATGGGCGTATTGGAAGTACTCCTTGCCCTCCTTGATGCTCCGAAGGACCGTGTCGACGTTCGGCTGCCCCTGGATGAGCTCGCCAAGCTGCCGGCCGATGTAGTCACCGACAGTGGCGTAGATCACAAAACCGTCGTCGTCCATCAGCATAATGGCTGCACGGTCGCTGATGATGCGGAGTTTTTTCAGCTCCTCCTGGATGATCTCGTAGTCCAGGTCGATGCCTACGACGCCGATGAGCTTGTCCTTGGCGTTTCTGATGGGGACGGAGATACTGGTGATCAAGGTCTTTGTCCCGTTTTCGAAGGTGAAGAACTGCGGGTTGCCGACGGTGGTCTCGCCCGTTCTGAGGGGAACGGTATAGTAATCTCCGCTGCCGGGAGCATAGATCGTCTCCGGGGTCACGTCGCGAGTACGGATGGCTTTGCCGTCCCTCTCCACGAAGGATGCGGTGAACTGCCCCGTTTTGCCGTACCACCCGTCGTCGATGAAGTCCTTGTCCCGGCCGTCGAAGGCGTCTGGCTCAAAGGCCAGCCACATGGAGGCAATCTCGGGTTTCTGGAGGACCCCAGCCTCGAGCAACGCGGTCACGGTGTTCCGAGCGCTTCCCAAGCTGCTGTCGATACGGGGGATGGCGCCTGCGATCGTCGTCAGGATATTGATGTTGCTCGTGAACGTGTCCGTGATGGTGAGCGCGGCCGCCTTGGAGGAGGCCAGGGTGAGGGCCTCGGCGTCGCGCGATACCTTGGCCGAGGAGGACACGGCCACGTAGGCGATGACGGCGGAAAAGATGACGAATACGACGGACAAAATGCTCAGGAGCATTCTGCCCCTCAAACGCAGGGCTCCGGGACGGGACGAACAGGAACGGCAGAAGAACATCAAAATCGATTCCTCCTTATGGATTTGGTGTGGGGTATCGGTCAACGTAAGGCTGAAGTTTATCCAATCAAAAATTATACATGTTTTTTTGCCTTTGGTTGAGAAAAGAAATGGTCGGAATGCTTTGGAGTTTGGCAACAGTATTTTGGGTGCAGTCGCTCGACTGAACTGCCGAGTCAGATTCCGGGAACACAGCGCCGGCCAATTGAAAAAGCCCGGGTTCTCCCCGACAAGGGAGAACCCGGGCTTTTTCAATTGGGCAAGGGGCGAAGTGCGATTCGACGCCCCGTATTCTCCGCCCGGCTAGTTCTTCGCTCCGGCCTCCTGCAGCAGCTTGACGATGGCCGCTCCGGCCTCGGAGAAGCTCCTCTCACGGGCTTCCATCAAAGCCGTTTCGCCGTCCTCGTTCCTGATGGTGACGTCGGCTCCGGCCTTCAGCAGAAGGGCGACGACCTCCGGGTTGGAGTTGCTGTCCGCGGCCTTGATCAAAGCCGTATCCCCGTCCTCGTCCCTGGCATTGACGTCGGCCCCCGCATGCAGCAGGAGTGCGGTAACCTCGGGGTTGGGGTTCTTTTCCGCCGCCTTCATCAAAGCCGTCTCGTGATCGTCGTCCCTGGCATTGACGTTCGCCCCGGCCTCGATGGCCGACCGCACGGCTTCCGGGGTTCCCCTGGCGCAAAGCTTGATGAATGCGATGTCGGAGCTTGCCCAGACGGGAGAAACCGGCAAAGCCAAGGCCACGGCCAAAATCGTCAAAAACAGCCCGGGAAGAAAACGATTTTTACGGAAAAAACTGGTCGACATAATGCTTCACCTCATGTTTTATTCTTGAGCCAAAACGATGGACTCAGCTTGCGCATAGTATACATGGGAAATATCCGAATAAATGAGCTGAAAAGCCTATTTTGTAAGGTGCTTGGATGACTCCTGAGGGGAACGGAAGAGCGTATGCCTGTCGCTGTAAATCTCCATAGGCAGGCCGTATCGTTCCAGGCCGATACTGAGAGCGGCGACATATCCTGTGGTGCTCTCGTTCTTGGAGAACCAGGCGCCGACGACCCGTCCTCTGGCGTCATCGATGTAGGCGTGGAGGGCAGCATAGCCCTTCCCCTTGCCGAACCACTCGAACTTTGAGGCATCGGTCTGCCGGAGCATGCCTGCGTATAGGGTGGACCGAATGTTTGATGAAGCCCCTGAGCTCGAAGACGCAGATCGAAGATTTGCTTTCTCGCTTATAGCGTAGCTACAATTTTCACTGAACAACGACACAGTCGGTGTTCTGCGATTGACATTCCCTTGCCGGTAAGGTATAAAAACCGTAAACGGCCCTGCGATACTTTCGGGAGAGGAGGAAGAACCGAATGCGGCGTTGCGGATTCACCTGAGGAAGAGTTTTGGGTGCACGGGATGCATGCCGTGGTGGGATTCCTTCCCTGAAGGAGCCGTCCGTTCGGGCCATACTCTTCAAAGATTGACGTGTCTGTTTTGTGCGTCGTATCCGTTGTTTTTTGAGGGGAGGCCGCACGGCCTCTCCTGTTTTTTTTCTCCCTTATGTCACAAGGATATCCCGTTTTCACGAGACTCTGTGAAGAGTTGCACGTCGCCTGCTTACCCGAATCACACGATATAGCCCAGGAGAACCTATTTCTATCCAAAGAGTTGCACTCGTAAGGTGAGCCTTGTGCTCGATCTGGAGGGGTGCGGCAATCCGCAGGGAGGAAACGGATGTGGAACCGTCCCCGTGCTCTTGGTGGATTGCCGATATCTTCCGAGGGGGGACAGTATGCTGGAGTTCCAGGAGAAAAGTTTTTCCGCGCTCACAATCCTGTTTCGAGCAAAAGTTTTTGTTTCGGAGCACTGCTTGGCTCCGCTCTCGGGACAGGCCATGCCGCCCTCTTCGCCGCATGCGGCGGTCTTCTGAAAAAATGGGGGTGCTCATGATTTTTAGGAGGGGTTTTTATGATAACGGTCAATGCTATGGGGAAAAACTGTCCGGAGCCGGTCATCATGACGCGGGCCGCGCTGAAGCAAGGCGTTTCGGAGCTTGAAGTCCTGGTGGACAATGCCGTCGCGGTCTCGAACGTCACCCGGCTTCTGGAGGGACAGGGATTTCGGGTCCTCTGCCAGGGGAACGAGGGCGAGTACCGGCTGACCGCCGATAAGGGGAGCTCGGACGTGACGGGGACCTTGTCGTCGCCCCCCTCATCGAAGCGATCTCGGGGCGGTGCCCGCCTGGCCGTCCTGATCGCCGGAAGGACTCTTGGGCGCGAGGATCGAGAACTGGGAGAGGTTTTGATCAAGGGCTTTCTGGGCACCCTCTCCAAGCTCGAAACACCCCCCGCGACGGTAGCCCTCATGAACGAGGGGGTCAAGCTGGCTTTGTCCGACGCCTCCACCTGCGATCACCTGAAGGATCTGGAGGGTGCGGGAACGAATATCCTGGTCTGCGGCACCTGCACGAACCATTTTGGCATAACCGAACGCGTCGGCGTGGGGACAATCTCCAACATGTTCGAGATCCTCGAGGCGATCACGGGGGCGGACAAGATTCTCAGTGTTTAACGGTTAGGTGATCTCAGGTTTCAAACTTTAATTTGAGGAGGGGGCTGAATTGCAGGAGAGTCTTTCCGGGGCCTCGGTCTACTTGAACAACGCGGCGACGACGTGGCCGAAGCCGCCCTGCGTTGGGGAAGCGATGGCGGGTTTTCTGGCCCGCGGGGGCGCAAATCTCGGCCGCGGGACCTCCTCGTCCCGCGACATGGGGACTCTGAACGCGGTGCTGGACTGCCGGCTCCGCCTGGCCAGGCTGTTGGGGGGCTACGAGGGCGGGGATCCGCGGTACGTCACCTTCTGTCCCAACGTGACGGAGGCGCTGAATGTCGTGTTGCGCGGCTTTCTGCGTCCCGGTATGAGCGTGTTGACCACCTCCATGGAGCACAACGCCGTGGTCCGGCCCCTCAGAACGCTCGAGCCGTCCGGCGTGAAGGTGACGTTCCTGCCCTGCGGGAGCGAGGGCACGCTGGATCCTCGGACGCTCGCGGACGCGCTCGCGTCACGGCGTTACGACCTGATGGTCCTGGCCCATGCCAGCAACGTCTGTGGCACGATCCAGCCCCTGGAGGCGGTCGCAGGGCTCTGCGCGGATGCGGGGATTCCGCTGGTTCTGGACAGCGCGCAGACCGCGGGGGTGCTTCCTCTCGACGCGGCATCCCTGGGCCTGGCGGCCCTCTGCTTCACGGGGCATAAGGGGCTGATGGGGCCGCAGGGGATCGGTGGGATCCTCTGGCGGCCGGACTTCGCCGCGCAGGTCGAACCTCTGGTCACCGGTGGGACCGGGAGCTACTCCCATGTCGAGACGCAGCCGGAGGATCTCCCCGACAAGTTCGAGTCGGGGACCCCGAACCTGCCGGGAGTCGTCGGACTTCATGCTGCATTGGGCTGGATCGGGGATACGGGAATTCAAAGGATTGCCGAGCGCGAACGTGAGCTGGGGGGCATGCTGTTGGAGGGCCTTTCCCGCGTGGAGGGCATCTCGCTCTCCGGGAAGGGGGATATGGAGGGCCGGCTCCCGGTGTTCTCGTTCAACATCGAGGGGCTGGACAACGGCCTCTTGGCCGACGCGCTCTCTCGTGAGGGGTTCGAGACCCGTCCGGGCCTGCATTGTGCGCCCATCGCCCACAGGACCTTGGGGAGCTTCCCGCAGGGCGGCCTGAGGGTCTCCCCGGGGTACTTCACGAGGCCCGGCCAGCTGACCGAATTCCTGGGGGCGTTGACTGCGACTGCGGCACGGCTGAAGAGGGGACGTTGAAGGCGGGAATGCAGGGGGGCTCGATCCGGCCTCGTTCAAAACTGGGGAGGTGGGGCGGCACATGCACTATGCGGGCATCGACATCGGCTCCACGGCGAGCAAGGCCGTGGTCATGAATGCCTCGAAAGATGAAATTCTGGCCCGGAAGCTCATGCCCAGCGGGTGGAACGGCCGGGAGACCGCTGAGGAGATCCTGACCTGGCTGCTCTCCCTGGGCTATGCCCGGGAGGAGCTCCGCATCACGGCCACGGGGTACGGGCGCGTCTCCGTTCCCTATGCCGACGATACCCTGACGGAGATCACCTGCCACGGCAAGGGGGCCTGTTTCCTCGGAGGGGAGGACCTCACCGTGGTCGACATCGGAGGCCAGGACACCAAGGTGATCCTCGTAAGGAACGGCCGCGTCGTGGATTTCATCATGAACGACAAATGTTCCGCGGGGACGGGCAAGTTTCTGGAGATCATGGCCAACCGCATGGGCGTCACCTTGCCCGAGCTGTTCGAGCTGGCCGAGCGCGGACGGGAGATCGTGATTTCCTCGATGTGTACGGTCTTCGCCGAGTCGGAGATCGTCAGCCTGATGGGCCTGGGCACGCCTCGGGAGGACATCGCCTGCGGAGCCGTCGGATCCGTCGTCGCCAAGGTCGCGGTGCAGGTGGCCCGGAAGGCTGCGGCAGAGGACTACTTTCTCACTGGGGGCTTCTGCGACAGTGCCATGATGCTGCGCAAGCTGTCCGAGGCCCTGAACGCGCCGGTGCGTACGGGGCCGGACGCCCGGTTCGCTGGGGCCATCGGAGCCGCCCTTCTGGGACGATGAGTCGTTTCGAGGCGCTGGAGGCACTGGAAGAGCAGCGTCGGGAGGCTTATGTCCGAGCCGTTCTGCGGGCCGCGGAGTCCAACGATGTTGTGGGATACATCGGGAGCCGTGTTCCGGTGGAACTCTTTCACGCCCTGGGGCTCATGGCCCTTCCCGTGTACGGCGTGGATGGGGAGATCCTGAAACACTCCAGGGAAAAGGGGCTCTGCCCCCTCGTCGATGCCACCCTGACCTATGCCAGGACGGACCGGTGCCCGCTGATCCACAGCTCCCGCCTGATCGTCGTCGACGACGCATGCCCGATCATGGCCCGTGAGATTGCCGGGCTCTCGGACCAGGAGGTCCATGTTTATCGCGTCGAGGACCCCATGAGGATGGAGCTCCTGATCGAGAAGCTGGAGCACGTCTACGGGCGCGGCTTTGACGAGGATGCCCTGAATGTCGCGACAGATGAATCCAGGCAGCTGACCGCTCTGACCGCCCGATTGAAATACCATTCCGATCTGGACGGACGGAGCGTCTACGTCCTGGAATACTACCTGAACTTCCTGTCCGTACCGGAGCGTTTCGAGGTCCTCCGCCGGGCGTCGCGGACGGCGGCGTTCTCGGAGGAACCGATCGACTTCCTCCCGGTCCGCGTCCAGAGCGGGGCGGGAATCTATCGTCAACTCGATCGGAAACTGCACGGAACCTCCTACCGCATCATGGAGGGCGACGGATGCCAGGGGTGCGTCCAGGAGGTTGTGGGTGGAGAAGGGAGGGATTTTCTGCGGTTCAAGTACGATCGAAGAAAAGAGATGGCTGGCATTTACGACTACGTGTACCCGTTCTGTCCTTTTGGAGAGGGGAGAGAACTTGGGTACGAAGCTGAATTTTCCGGGGGAGGGGATTGAGTTATGGCGGATTACAAGGCGATGTGGGAAGGTCTGGGCATGGACGTGGCGACGCACGATCTGCTGTGCGAGGCGTTGCCGCAGGCATTCGGGGATGTCTACCTGTCGCAGGAGAACAGGCCGGAGGGTATGGACTACTTCAACATGGTCGTGGCCGAGATCCACGGGATCCGTCCGATGGAGCTGATCGAGCACCAGAAGAAGGGGGGCAAGGTCGTCGGGTCCTTCTGCATCCACGTCCCGGACGAGGTTGTGGTGGCCGCAGGAGCCATCGCGACCGGGCTGTGCAGCGGTTCTCAGTTCTGGGTCCCCGGGGGCGAGAAGAAGCTCCCCACCGCAACCTGTCCGCTCATCAAGGCATCGCTGGGTGCGCGCTTCGACCGAACCTGTCCATTTTTCCGCCTCGCGGACCTGTTCGTCGGGGAGACGACCTGCGACGGGAAGAAGAAGGCCTGGGAGATCCTGGGCGAGGATGCGCCCATGCACATCATGGACATCCCTCAGATGAAGCGGGAGAAGGACTACGCCCATTGGAGGGACGAGATCCACGGCTATATCCGCAGACTGGAGGAACTCACGGGCAGCAGGGTCACCGAGACGAGCCTCCATGATGCCATCGTCCTGCTGAATGAGAAGCGCCGTGTCCTTCAGCGGCTCGCGGACTTTCGCAAACTGGACGCCGTGCCCATCAGCGGGAAGGACGTCCTGCTGATCACGCAGATCGCCTTTTACGACGATCCCGCGCGGTTCACCTCGATGGTCGGCAAGCTCTGCGACGAGCTGGACGAGCGGGCCCGTGCCGGAGTGTCCGTGTTCCCCAAAGGCGCAAAGCGCATCCTGCTCACGGGGACGCCGCTCTCCATTCCCAACTGGAAGCTGCACCACATCGTCGAAGGTCTCGGCGGAGCCGTCGTGTGCGAGGAGATGTGTACCGGCATCCGTTATTACGAGCGGTACGTGGACGAGAGCGGCAGGACCCTGGACGAGATGGTGACGCACCTGACGGAGCGCTACCTGGGCGGCATCCACTGCGCCTGCTTCACCCCCAACGCGGAGCGCGTGGACGACATCCTGCGCCTGGCCCGCGAGTACCGCGCGGATGGTGTCATCGACGTCAACCTGAAATTCTGCAACATCTACGATACCGAGGGCTACTTCGTGGAGCGTGCCCTGAACGACGCGGGGGTTCCCGTTCTGGGCATCGAGACCGATTACACGGACCAGGATGCGGAACAGCTCAAGACCCGTATCGGGGCGTTCCTGGAAATGCTGGGCAGCTGAATGATGGATGCGCGGCATTACGTGCTCTTCCCGGACGTCGCCAATGCCAAGGCCCTTTACGGACTGATGAAAACGGCCGGCATGCGCTGCACCTTCGCTCCGACGCCTCGCGAGGCCGATCGGTGCTGCGGGTTGGCGGTCCTCTATCAGGACGCCGGCGATCGGGAGCGCATCGAGCGCATGGCTGCGGAGAACTCCGTCCGGCTGCTGCGTTTCTTCGACGGCGCCGCCGGGGATCCGGATCGCATGAAGTTCTGCTGAGAAAGGCGGAAGGGGCCGCCAGGCAGCCCCTTCCGCAGTTTGTGCGTCATGGTGCCGCTAGGTTGTTGCCGGTGACGAACCGATTCCTAGGTCTTCCAGATACCTCCGCGTCGCTGTGCCGCGTTCGTGATGCTCCTCCAGAAAGGCGCGCAGATCGTCGGGGGTGTCGAGGTCCCGGTATTCGTCCGTCTCCGCGCAGAGGCATCCCGCATTTCGGGC of the Fretibacterium sp. OH1220_COT-178 genome contains:
- a CDS encoding methyl-accepting chemotaxis protein, which codes for MFFCRSCSSRPGALRLRGRMLLSILSVVFVIFSAVIAYVAVSSSAKVSRDAEALTLASSKAAALTITDTFTSNINILTTIAGAIPRIDSSLGSARNTVTALLEAGVLQKPEIASMWLAFEPDAFDGRDKDFIDDGWYGKTGQFTASFVERDGKAIRTRDVTPETIYAPGSGDYYTVPLRTGETTVGNPQFFTFENGTKTLITSISVPIRNAKDKLIGVVGIDLDYEIIQEELKKLRIISDRAAIMLMDDDGFVIYATVGDYIGRQLGELIQGQPNVDTVLRSIKEGKEYFQYAHSTSTKGTALKTYTPVHLPPAKQTLSLNAMVPVEDMLSESRAMTRNTILAALLGLLLISGVVYWLTGRILRPINAFGELLKRASTLNFSTDNSKLWLYDYKDEIGDMTRSYSQLKHSIVDMLHKLNDQAHSFADSAQNLAAISEEAVASMEEVKASVDEVARLSEENSSSLMRTNTGVEEVSHAATATAQSAEEGAGIAARTADLTEKATVEVNEAVEKVRQAGERSRTGGESIRKVNGSVESIAGFVSTITGIADQTNLLALNAAIEAARAGEAGRGFAVVAEEVRKLAEESGHAAQEIQKLIAGLEGDADKASSVVRDLETLLDETVRKSGEAQESLRKSLDEVNALSGHMQTIAAAAEEQAASSSEMAESIGLVTGATSEVGDTLENIKRATTDTATASENVAGEAQRMTEGVARLEELLGLFRYDGKGEGTEPRGALPPSKG
- a CDS encoding ankyrin repeat domain-containing protein yields the protein MSTSFFRKNRFLPGLFLTILAVALALPVSPVWASSDIAFIKLCARGTPEAVRSAIEAGANVNARDDDHETALMKAAEKNPNPEVTALLLHAGADVNARDEDGDTALIKAADSNSNPEVVALLLKAGADVTIRNEDGETALMEARERSFSEAGAAIVKLLQEAGAKN
- the yedF gene encoding sulfurtransferase-like selenium metabolism protein YedF, coding for MITVNAMGKNCPEPVIMTRAALKQGVSELEVLVDNAVAVSNVTRLLEGQGFRVLCQGNEGEYRLTADKGSSDVTGTLSSPPSSKRSRGGARLAVLIAGRTLGREDRELGEVLIKGFLGTLSKLETPPATVALMNEGVKLALSDASTCDHLKDLEGAGTNILVCGTCTNHFGITERVGVGTISNMFEILEAITGADKILSV
- a CDS encoding aminotransferase class V-fold PLP-dependent enzyme, whose product is MQESLSGASVYLNNAATTWPKPPCVGEAMAGFLARGGANLGRGTSSSRDMGTLNAVLDCRLRLARLLGGYEGGDPRYVTFCPNVTEALNVVLRGFLRPGMSVLTTSMEHNAVVRPLRTLEPSGVKVTFLPCGSEGTLDPRTLADALASRRYDLMVLAHASNVCGTIQPLEAVAGLCADAGIPLVLDSAQTAGVLPLDAASLGLAALCFTGHKGLMGPQGIGGILWRPDFAAQVEPLVTGGTGSYSHVETQPEDLPDKFESGTPNLPGVVGLHAALGWIGDTGIQRIAERERELGGMLLEGLSRVEGISLSGKGDMEGRLPVFSFNIEGLDNGLLADALSREGFETRPGLHCAPIAHRTLGSFPQGGLRVSPGYFTRPGQLTEFLGALTATAARLKRGR
- a CDS encoding acyl-CoA dehydratase activase produces the protein MHYAGIDIGSTASKAVVMNASKDEILARKLMPSGWNGRETAEEILTWLLSLGYAREELRITATGYGRVSVPYADDTLTEITCHGKGACFLGGEDLTVVDIGGQDTKVILVRNGRVVDFIMNDKCSAGTGKFLEIMANRMGVTLPELFELAERGREIVISSMCTVFAESEIVSLMGLGTPREDIACGAVGSVVAKVAVQVARKAAAEDYFLTGGFCDSAMMLRKLSEALNAPVRTGPDARFAGAIGAALLGR
- a CDS encoding 2-hydroxyacyl-CoA dehydratase family protein, with protein sequence MSRFEALEALEEQRREAYVRAVLRAAESNDVVGYIGSRVPVELFHALGLMALPVYGVDGEILKHSREKGLCPLVDATLTYARTDRCPLIHSSRLIVVDDACPIMAREIAGLSDQEVHVYRVEDPMRMELLIEKLEHVYGRGFDEDALNVATDESRQLTALTARLKYHSDLDGRSVYVLEYYLNFLSVPERFEVLRRASRTAAFSEEPIDFLPVRVQSGAGIYRQLDRKLHGTSYRIMEGDGCQGCVQEVVGGEGRDFLRFKYDRRKEMAGIYDYVYPFCPFGEGRELGYEAEFSGGGD
- a CDS encoding double-cubane-cluster-containing anaerobic reductase — its product is MADYKAMWEGLGMDVATHDLLCEALPQAFGDVYLSQENRPEGMDYFNMVVAEIHGIRPMELIEHQKKGGKVVGSFCIHVPDEVVVAAGAIATGLCSGSQFWVPGGEKKLPTATCPLIKASLGARFDRTCPFFRLADLFVGETTCDGKKKAWEILGEDAPMHIMDIPQMKREKDYAHWRDEIHGYIRRLEELTGSRVTETSLHDAIVLLNEKRRVLQRLADFRKLDAVPISGKDVLLITQIAFYDDPARFTSMVGKLCDELDERARAGVSVFPKGAKRILLTGTPLSIPNWKLHHIVEGLGGAVVCEEMCTGIRYYERYVDESGRTLDEMVTHLTERYLGGIHCACFTPNAERVDDILRLAREYRADGVIDVNLKFCNIYDTEGYFVERALNDAGVPVLGIETDYTDQDAEQLKTRIGAFLEMLGS
- a CDS encoding DUF3343 domain-containing protein, which produces MMDARHYVLFPDVANAKALYGLMKTAGMRCTFAPTPREADRCCGLAVLYQDAGDRERIERMAAENSVRLLRFFDGAAGDPDRMKFC